The Candidatus Beckwithbacteria bacterium genome has a window encoding:
- a CDS encoding glycosyltransferase family 4 protein yields the protein MNLVFICDAWQPLIGGGQKLFWELTSRLVKDHHCQITVVTRTLRYEGKIFANNETYFNNRLKIIRLGPALPFFNPLGRFWFIIQSFFYCLKFKPDIFLASTWLPAITLQLIKLVKKTPVVLVAIGFGSRLQWLERLITQKFKYNLVITDDLTLKDAKFIPNGVSLPRVASGEVGAKWGNFTFLTVARNEPRKGIPVLQEAFSLVQKQFPQTKLHLFGPGFKVLSQADLDKELFRAHCLVLPSLAEGHPLILFEAWAHQLPVIATQVGSVAKFVNQANGYLVPAGDAPALARTMKLALQNPSLAVMGENGYQLVSKNYSWSKTASRYYQAFKKVRPYKV from the coding sequence ATGAACCTTGTTTTTATTTGCGATGCCTGGCAGCCGCTTATCGGCGGCGGCCAGAAGTTATTTTGGGAATTAACCAGCCGTTTGGTTAAAGACCATCATTGCCAAATTACCGTTGTCACCCGGACCTTGCGTTACGAGGGTAAAATTTTTGCTAACAACGAAACTTATTTTAATAATCGTTTGAAAATTATCCGCCTCGGACCAGCTTTGCCTTTTTTTAATCCTCTTGGTCGTTTTTGGTTTATAATTCAGTCTTTCTTTTATTGTTTAAAGTTCAAGCCGGATATTTTCCTCGCTTCTACCTGGCTGCCGGCAATTACCCTTCAATTAATTAAATTAGTGAAAAAAACTCCGGTGGTTTTAGTGGCGATTGGTTTCGGCAGCCGCCTCCAGTGGTTAGAAAGATTAATCACCCAAAAATTCAAATATAATTTGGTTATAACCGACGACCTGACCTTAAAAGATGCCAAATTTATCCCCAACGGAGTCAGCTTGCCCCGCGTAGCCTCTGGCGAAGTGGGGGCGAAGTGGGGTAATTTTACTTTTTTAACCGTCGCCCGCAACGAGCCGCGGAAGGGGATTCCGGTTTTACAAGAAGCTTTTTCACTCGTGCAAAAACAGTTTCCCCAAACAAAACTGCACTTATTTGGTCCTGGTTTTAAAGTGTTGAGCCAAGCGGATTTAGACAAAGAATTATTCCGGGCCCACTGTCTGGTTTTGCCGTCTTTAGCCGAAGGCCACCCCTTGATTTTATTTGAGGCCTGGGCGCATCAGTTGCCGGTAATTGCCACTCAAGTCGGCAGTGTCGCTAAATTTGTTAATCAGGCTAACGGTTACTTAGTTCCTGCCGGAGACGCTCCAGCCTTAGCCCGTACCATGAAGTTAGCTCTGCAAAACCCGTCTTTAGCTGTGATGGGTGAAAATGGTTATCAGTTAGTTTCGAAAAATTATTCCTGGTCCAAAACCGCTTCCCGCTACTATCAAGCGTTTAAAAAGGTCAGACCTTACAAGGTCTGA
- a CDS encoding glycosyltransferase family 2 protein — translation MKLSVIIPVYNEQATIAALIEKVRAVKLKNITKEIIVVDDGSTDDSRQQINAKLQKIPNLKVLSLPINLGKGAAIRLGLKQSTGDIVIIQDADLELDPQEFHLLLEPILSNQAKIVYGSRILNSQTKIPFKSWLATKITSTLTGLLFGHWVSDINTAYKAFTKEVLTKINLRSVQFEFDAEFTVKALKLGFKIAEVPVSFHPRTRLQGKKIRFRDGLDLVFTIIKYRLVND, via the coding sequence ATGAAATTGTCCGTAATCATTCCGGTTTACAACGAACAGGCGACAATTGCCGCTTTAATTGAAAAAGTTAGGGCGGTAAAACTTAAAAATATTACCAAAGAAATTATTGTGGTTGATGATGGCTCCACTGATGATAGCCGTCAGCAAATCAACGCCAAACTTCAAAAAATTCCGAACCTTAAAGTTTTATCACTGCCGATTAATTTAGGTAAGGGGGCGGCTATCCGCTTAGGTTTAAAACAGTCTACCGGCGACATTGTGATTATTCAGGATGCTGATCTGGAGCTTGATCCGCAGGAATTTCACCTGCTTTTAGAGCCGATCCTTAGCAACCAAGCCAAAATTGTTTACGGTTCAAGAATTCTAAATTCCCAAACCAAAATCCCTTTTAAAAGTTGGTTGGCGACCAAGATTACCAGCACCTTAACCGGGCTTCTTTTCGGCCACTGGGTCAGCGATATTAATACTGCCTATAAAGCCTTTACCAAAGAGGTTTTAACCAAAATTAACCTCCGTTCTGTTCAGTTTGAGTTTGACGCCGAGTTTACGGTCAAAGCCTTAAAATTAGGTTTTAAAATTGCTGAAGTTCCCGTGAGTTTCCACCCGCGCACCCGTCTTCAGGGAAAGAAAATCCGTTTTCGCGACGGCCTGGACTTGGTGTTTACGATTATCAAATATCGCTTAGTCAACGATTAA
- a CDS encoding glycosyltransferase family 4 protein: MKLLFLTEFFPKNDELIFTGGVEARAYYIIKQAKKDFLVKVIASSSRQVPATPLSVFSRTGYLFRSLIKALFTKFDLVEASNVVTYLPAFLAARLKTKPVIIWVPDVLGKNWLDFGWFVGITGWLMEKLYLKLSWDGVIALSDSTKTKLLKAKVKTDHLVVVHGGIDPKEFSFTSSPEKFTKTTIICLARLVKTKRIDVLIKAMSLLDNLPLRLLIIGRGPQKKHLLKLIQEFRLTDKAKIVDYLSRHELIDTLSRSRIFCLPSVVEGFGLATIEAMACGLPCVLASIPVNQEITNFGQGTLFFKPGNESDLAKQIERLLTDKELYRQKQLEALKLSNHYTWQKIYNETKKVYLSVISKQL; this comes from the coding sequence ATGAAATTGTTGTTTTTAACCGAGTTTTTCCCTAAAAACGACGAATTGATATTTACCGGTGGAGTTGAGGCCCGGGCATACTACATCATTAAACAGGCTAAAAAAGATTTTTTAGTTAAAGTGATTGCTTCTTCTTCCCGGCAGGTGCCGGCTACGCCTTTATCCGTGTTCAGCCGGACCGGTTATTTATTTAGATCTTTAATTAAAGCCCTGTTTACCAAATTTGATTTAGTCGAAGCTTCCAATGTCGTCACTTACTTGCCGGCGTTTTTGGCGGCTCGGCTTAAAACCAAGCCGGTAATAATCTGGGTGCCGGATGTTTTAGGAAAAAACTGGCTGGATTTTGGTTGGTTTGTCGGCATCACCGGCTGGCTGATGGAAAAACTTTATTTAAAACTGTCCTGGGACGGGGTGATTGCCCTAAGCGATTCCACCAAAACCAAGCTGTTAAAAGCCAAAGTTAAAACTGATCATTTAGTTGTCGTTCACGGCGGCATTGACCCGAAAGAGTTTAGCTTCACTTCTTCCCCGGAAAAGTTTACTAAAACCACAATTATTTGCCTGGCGCGTTTGGTTAAAACCAAACGGATTGATGTTTTAATTAAGGCAATGTCTTTATTGGATAATCTGCCGTTACGTTTATTGATCATCGGCCGCGGCCCGCAAAAGAAACATTTACTTAAACTTATTCAGGAATTCCGTTTAACAGATAAAGCCAAAATTGTTGACTATCTCTCCCGTCATGAACTAATTGATACATTGTCCCGCTCCCGGATTTTTTGCCTGCCGTCGGTTGTGGAAGGCTTTGGTTTGGCGACGATTGAAGCCATGGCCTGCGGCCTACCCTGCGTTTTAGCCAGTATTCCGGTTAATCAGGAAATTACCAATTTTGGCCAGGGGACGCTTTTCTTTAAGCCGGGGAACGAAAGTGATTTGGCTAAGCAAATTGAACGTCTTTTAACTGACAAAGAACTTTATCGTCAAAAACAACTGGAAGCCTTAAAGTTATCTAATCACTACACTTGGCAAAAAATTTACAATGAAACCAAGAAAGTTTATTTGTCTGTAATAAGTAAACAGTTATGA
- a CDS encoding DUF2304 family protein: MSFLPVQIIFSVFLLFAASRVFLRLKDGSLTLASGSFWFGLFIVALLGVFEPELTSIVAKQLGINRGSDAVIYASIILLFYLIFRTNVLLENLRHDLTKLVRMIALNQEKKK, translated from the coding sequence ATGTCCTTTTTGCCGGTTCAGATTATTTTCAGTGTTTTTCTGCTTTTTGCCGCTTCCCGGGTTTTCTTAAGATTAAAAGACGGCAGTTTAACTTTAGCTAGCGGCAGTTTTTGGTTTGGTTTGTTTATTGTGGCTTTACTGGGCGTCTTTGAACCGGAATTAACCTCGATTGTTGCTAAGCAATTAGGTATTAACCGGGGCAGTGACGCCGTTATTTATGCCTCCATTATTTTACTGTTTTATCTTATTTTTCGGACTAATGTTTTGCTGGAAAACCTGCGCCACGATTTGACTAAACTGGTCCGGATGATTGCCTTGAATCAGGAAAAAAAGAAATGA
- a CDS encoding glycosyltransferase family 2 protein gives MKLLIILPALNEAKVLDQVLREVKKTVVAFPLESEICVVNDGSTDKTAPVAKTAGVTVLTHVINRGLGASLATGLNYAEKINADFAITMDSDGQHDPADLIKLLNPLLNHQADVVIGSRLLSQIGKMPFLRKINNQAFNLLTKVFFGVSTTDSLSGFRGFNKKAIQLIELKTERMEVSNEFFREIKYHQLKFTEVPIKVIYTDYSLSKGVKPGNVFAILFRLVLRLLR, from the coding sequence ATGAAACTTTTAATTATTCTGCCTGCCTTAAATGAAGCCAAGGTTCTTGATCAGGTTTTACGGGAAGTGAAAAAAACCGTGGTTGCCTTTCCGCTCGAATCAGAAATTTGCGTGGTTAATGATGGTTCGACCGATAAAACCGCTCCAGTCGCCAAGACTGCCGGCGTCACGGTTTTAACTCACGTGATTAACCGGGGTTTAGGTGCGTCTTTAGCCACCGGTCTTAACTATGCCGAAAAAATTAACGCGGACTTTGCCATCACCATGGATTCGGACGGCCAGCACGACCCGGCTGATTTAATTAAACTATTAAATCCACTACTGAATCACCAGGCCGATGTGGTTATCGGCAGCCGTCTTCTAAGTCAAATCGGCAAAATGCCGTTTTTAAGAAAAATTAACAATCAGGCCTTTAATTTATTAACCAAAGTTTTTTTCGGCGTTAGCACTACGGATTCTTTATCCGGGTTTCGCGGCTTTAATAAGAAAGCGATTCAATTAATTGAATTAAAGACCGAACGGATGGAAGTCAGCAACGAATTTTTCCGGGAAATCAAATACCATCAGCTGAAATTTACCGAAGTGCCGATAAAAGTTATTTATACTGATTATTCATTGAGTAAAGGCGTCAAGCCCGGTAATGTATTTGCCATTTTGTTCCGCCTGGTGCTAAGATTATTAAGGTAA
- a CDS encoding NAD-dependent epimerase/dehydratase family protein → MTRKIIVTGGLGFIGSHLVKKLTNLNYQIFVIDNFSSPSSNRLPGSISVIRQDIADSKLVDTIQKIKPAVIYHLAAESRVSGTLDKIIHNNIIGTYNVLEAAKAAQVKQLIFTSSAAVYGEVRNFPIQETSALKPISLYGLSKLTGELYCRQFKKFFPTVIFRLANVYGPFQNSSAEGGVVPIFLNQIQRGITPLIYGNGQQTRDFIHVSDVVTAMIRALSFSQSGIFNISTGQETTINQLLKLCGNGKTKLKAKLVPARGRDIVRSVLANHLAVKNLHWQPKVKLADGLLSL, encoded by the coding sequence ATGACCAGAAAAATTATCGTCACCGGCGGTTTGGGGTTTATCGGCTCTCATCTGGTGAAAAAGTTAACTAATTTAAATTATCAAATTTTTGTAATTGATAATTTTTCTTCTCCCAGCTCTAACCGCTTGCCCGGTTCTATTAGCGTCATCCGGCAGGATATTGCTGATTCAAAACTGGTTGACACGATTCAAAAAATTAAACCGGCAGTAATTTATCATTTGGCTGCGGAAAGCCGCGTCAGCGGCACGCTGGACAAAATTATCCATAATAATATTATCGGTACCTATAATGTTTTAGAGGCGGCCAAAGCCGCTCAAGTCAAACAATTAATATTTACTTCTTCAGCCGCGGTTTATGGTGAAGTCCGGAACTTTCCGATTCAGGAAACTTCCGCGTTAAAACCAATTTCTCTTTATGGTTTATCTAAGTTGACCGGTGAGCTTTATTGCCGTCAATTTAAAAAATTTTTCCCGACAGTGATTTTCCGTTTGGCTAATGTTTACGGTCCGTTTCAGAACAGTTCGGCCGAAGGCGGGGTTGTCCCAATTTTCTTAAATCAAATTCAACGTGGGATCACGCCGCTAATCTACGGCAATGGTCAACAGACACGGGATTTTATTCATGTATCCGATGTCGTTACCGCCATGATTCGGGCTTTATCGTTTTCCCAATCGGGGATTTTTAATATCAGCACCGGTCAGGAAACGACCATTAATCAATTATTAAAGTTATGCGGGAATGGTAAAACTAAGCTGAAAGCCAAATTGGTTCCGGCCCGCGGCCGGGATATTGTCCGGAGTGTTTTGGCAAACCATTTAGCCGTCAAAAATCTTCACTGGCAGCCAAAAGTAAAATTAGCCGATGGTTTATTAAGTTTATGA
- a CDS encoding mannosyltransferase family protein, with product MKKFLTNNKLFVQALGLALIVRLFLQLVAGLAIKFVPFKGSFPYWDLFLQPKGPDWLWLWGNFDGVHYLSIAQEGYLYGLTQVFFPLYPNLIKFLSLLTHNHLLSGLIISHLSLIGFIYYFIKLGRLDYSVKTLRWSLLLLLLFPASFFFFSVYTESLFLFLVALCLYSARTRRFIPAAIIAGLASATRLVGIFLLPLILWEYYQVNKKNHLLALFKISFLSASGLLLYLAYLQHRFHNFLIFVTAQPGFGSGRQVDTFVMIYQVIFRYLKMFFGVSPQNEIYPVLVFEFLISLIFLVLIISALLKKFRTSYLLFLIPAYLLPTLTGSFASMPRYVLTAFPLFYFVAATKSKLVKILWLIASVLLLSWAFIRFSRGYWIS from the coding sequence ATGAAAAAATTCTTAACCAACAATAAATTATTTGTCCAGGCTTTAGGTTTAGCCTTAATCGTCCGTCTGTTTTTACAATTAGTGGCCGGTTTGGCGATAAAATTTGTTCCCTTTAAGGGTAGTTTTCCTTACTGGGACCTTTTTTTGCAGCCCAAGGGGCCGGATTGGCTGTGGTTGTGGGGTAATTTTGACGGCGTCCATTACCTTAGTATTGCCCAGGAAGGTTATCTTTATGGTTTAACCCAGGTCTTTTTTCCGCTCTACCCAAATTTAATTAAATTTTTAAGCCTGCTTACCCATAACCACTTGCTTTCCGGCCTGATTATTTCCCATTTAAGCCTGATTGGTTTTATTTATTATTTTATTAAGCTGGGCCGCTTGGATTATTCCGTCAAAACTCTCCGTTGGTCGTTGTTACTATTGCTATTGTTTCCGGCCAGCTTTTTCTTTTTCAGCGTCTATACTGAATCTTTGTTCCTTTTTTTAGTCGCTCTTTGCCTTTATTCAGCCCGGACCCGGCGGTTTATCCCTGCCGCCATAATTGCCGGTCTGGCCTCGGCTACCCGCTTGGTCGGCATTTTTTTGCTGCCGCTGATTTTGTGGGAGTATTATCAGGTAAATAAAAAAAATCATCTCCTGGCATTATTCAAAATCTCTTTTTTAAGCGCTTCCGGCTTACTTTTGTACTTGGCTTATTTACAGCACCGTTTCCATAATTTCTTAATTTTTGTCACGGCGCAGCCGGGCTTTGGTTCCGGCCGCCAGGTAGACACTTTTGTCATGATTTATCAGGTTATTTTTCGCTACCTAAAAATGTTTTTCGGGGTCAGTCCGCAAAATGAGATTTACCCGGTTCTGGTTTTTGAATTTTTAATTTCCCTGATTTTTCTGGTTTTAATTATCTCTGCTTTATTGAAAAAATTCCGGACAAGTTATCTGTTGTTTCTTATTCCTGCCTATTTGCTGCCGACTTTGACCGGCAGTTTTGCCTCAATGCCGCGTTATGTCTTAACCGCCTTCCCTTTGTTTTATTTCGTGGCGGCAACTAAGTCTAAATTAGTGAAAATACTTTGGTTGATAGCCTCAGTTCTGCTGTTAAGCTGGGCGTTTATTAGGTTTTCCCGGGGGTACTGGATATCATGA
- a CDS encoding glycosyltransferase family 1 protein gives MKIGIDISCFNSASSFRGIGFYTRRLIAGLEKIPSLQLIKFEKKAPSLADLVHYPGFNPFHFSLPLINRFPYVITVHDLTPLKFPDQFPPGIKGKLRWLIQKNQLRSASAIVTDSQISKKDIVKFTGISADKVNVVYLAPDPVFKPIKPSNNFGLPGKFILYVGDVNFNKNLPFLAKTCLKLNFPLVVVGQQAVSHDFAKHHPENQALVRFQELAKANPHKIITLGFVKTDELVSVYNLATVYCQPSLAEGFGLPVLEAMACGCPVITSKDTSLAEISGSAAILINPANPSELAEALNNFWLNSALREKYRQLGLTQSAKFSWAATAHATLKVYEKILNQQ, from the coding sequence ATGAAAATCGGCATTGATATCAGTTGTTTTAATTCTGCCAGTTCCTTCCGGGGCATTGGTTTTTATACCCGTCGTTTAATCGCCGGACTGGAAAAAATCCCTTCACTTCAATTAATTAAATTTGAGAAAAAGGCGCCTTCGCTGGCTGATTTAGTTCATTATCCGGGCTTTAATCCCTTCCATTTCAGCCTGCCTTTGATTAATCGTTTCCCTTATGTCATTACGGTTCATGACTTAACTCCCTTAAAATTTCCAGACCAGTTCCCACCGGGAATTAAAGGCAAGCTCAGATGGTTAATCCAAAAAAATCAATTACGATCAGCCTCGGCAATTGTCACTGACTCTCAAATTTCTAAAAAAGACATTGTCAAATTTACCGGCATTTCCGCTGACAAAGTTAATGTGGTTTATTTAGCTCCCGACCCGGTTTTTAAGCCGATAAAACCAAGCAACAATTTTGGGTTGCCGGGAAAATTTATTCTTTATGTTGGTGATGTTAATTTCAATAAAAATTTACCATTTTTAGCCAAAACTTGCCTTAAATTAAATTTTCCCTTAGTGGTAGTCGGCCAACAGGCTGTCAGTCATGATTTTGCTAAGCATCACCCGGAAAACCAAGCCTTGGTAAGATTTCAGGAATTAGCCAAAGCCAATCCCCATAAGATTATTACCCTGGGTTTTGTTAAAACAGATGAGTTAGTGTCAGTTTATAATTTAGCCACAGTTTATTGTCAGCCCAGTTTGGCCGAAGGCTTTGGCCTGCCGGTTTTGGAAGCCATGGCCTGTGGTTGTCCGGTAATTACTTCTAAAGACACATCTTTGGCGGAGATCAGCGGTTCGGCGGCAATTTTAATTAATCCTGCCAATCCATCTGAATTAGCCGAAGCCTTAAATAATTTTTGGCTAAACTCCGCTTTACGGGAAAAATACCGTCAGTTAGGATTAACTCAATCAGCTAAATTCTCTTGGGCTGCAACTGCTCACGCCACCTTAAAAGTTTATGAAAAAATTCTTAACCAACAATAA
- a CDS encoding glycosyltransferase family 2 protein: protein MQISLSVVLATYNEAANIKDCLLSVKTLADEIIIVDGSSQDKTREIAKTFSAKVFQVTNKPIFHINKQLAVDKASGKWILQLDADERVSPELAREIKKIINQPHPQFNGYYLPRKNFFLTRFLTKGGQYPDYIIRLFLNGKGSFPCETVHEQIIIDGPVGYLTNPIIHYSDRHFSRYLTRFNRYTSLAAAKLKQENFKPSLWLCFQYFIIKPKVWFFSTYFRHKGFVDGLPGFIFSLMSALRFPVIYLKFWELNHENRH, encoded by the coding sequence ATGCAAATATCGCTTAGTGTAGTTTTAGCCACCTATAACGAGGCGGCTAATATTAAAGACTGCTTATTATCAGTTAAAACTTTAGCTGACGAAATTATTATTGTTGACGGTAGTTCACAGGATAAAACCAGAGAGATTGCTAAAACTTTTTCCGCCAAAGTTTTTCAGGTGACCAATAAGCCGATTTTTCATATTAATAAACAGTTGGCAGTGGATAAAGCTAGCGGTAAATGGATTTTACAGCTGGATGCCGATGAAAGAGTCAGTCCGGAATTGGCTCGGGAAATTAAAAAAATAATCAACCAACCACACCCTCAATTTAATGGCTATTATCTTCCCAGAAAAAATTTTTTTCTGACCAGGTTTTTAACTAAAGGCGGCCAATATCCTGATTATATTATCCGTCTTTTTCTTAACGGTAAGGGGAGTTTTCCCTGTGAAACTGTTCATGAGCAGATTATCATTGACGGTCCGGTCGGTTATCTTACCAATCCTATCATTCATTACTCTGACCGCCATTTTAGTCGTTATCTCACCCGCTTTAATCGCTACACCTCTTTGGCTGCCGCTAAACTTAAACAAGAGAATTTTAAACCAAGCCTTTGGCTGTGTTTTCAGTATTTTATTATTAAACCTAAGGTTTGGTTTTTTTCTACCTACTTTCGCCATAAAGGTTTTGTCGATGGCCTGCCCGGTTTTATTTTTTCTTTAATGTCGGCTTTGCGTTTTCCGGTAATTTATCTTAAATTTTGGGAGCTTAATCATGAAAATCGGCATTGA
- a CDS encoding glycosyltransferase family 2 protein, with the protein MKLSVIIPSFNEAGTIRQIITKVKKLTKISPEIIVVNDGSTDTTKKIIAGISGIKTINLSKNQGKGAAIRAGLKQVTGDYVLIQDADLEYDPEDIKLLLTPVLNNQAAVVYGSRFLGPHRNMLFWHLAGNRFLSFLTNLFYNTTISDMEVGYKLFPKKLLLSLDLKENRFGFEPEVTSKILKQGIRIYEVPISYSGREFCEGKKITWVDGLQAFYLLCKYRLV; encoded by the coding sequence ATGAAATTATCAGTTATTATTCCCAGTTTTAACGAAGCCGGGACAATTCGTCAGATTATTACTAAGGTTAAGAAATTAACCAAAATTTCCCCGGAAATTATTGTCGTTAACGATGGTTCGACTGATACGACCAAAAAAATTATTGCCGGAATTTCCGGAATTAAAACGATTAATTTATCCAAAAATCAAGGTAAAGGGGCAGCGATTCGGGCCGGCCTTAAACAAGTCACCGGCGACTATGTCTTAATCCAGGATGCGGACTTGGAATATGATCCGGAGGATATTAAGTTATTACTTACCCCGGTTTTAAATAACCAGGCGGCAGTTGTTTATGGCTCTAGGTTTTTGGGGCCGCATCGGAATATGCTTTTTTGGCACTTAGCCGGAAACAGATTTTTATCTTTTCTGACAAATCTTTTTTACAACACCACTATTTCTGACATGGAAGTCGGCTATAAATTGTTTCCTAAAAAACTATTACTTTCCCTGGATTTGAAAGAGAACCGTTTCGGTTTTGAGCCGGAAGTTACCAGTAAAATTTTAAAACAGGGAATCCGAATTTACGAAGTGCCGATTTCTTATTCCGGCCGCGAATTTTGCGAAGGAAAAAAAATTACCTGGGTAGACGGCCTGCAGGCGTTTTACTTATTATGCAAATATCGCTTAGTGTAG